DNA sequence from the Polyangia bacterium genome:
CCCAACCGGAGCCGCAAAAACGATGGGGAACGACGGCAGCGGACATTGTAATGCATGTTTCGTTGCGTACAGAGACCAATCCCGCCGTTCGGACCGGTTTTCCGCGCTGGTGGTGGCCTCAGGTACCGATACACGTCCACGTGGCCCCAAAGCAGAGGCAGCCGGCGTTCGCACCGGCGGTGCAGGCAGTGGCGTTGGCGCAGCTGTCGCCGGTCTTCACGCCGGCCGGACAGGTGGCGACGTTGAGGTCGATGCCGTTGAGGTCGAAGTTGAGATCAAGCTTGAGGTCGTTCAGGTTGACGTCGTTCAGGTTGAGGTCGTTCAGGTTGACGTCGAACCCGTTGGTGTCGAAAGACACGCCGCCCGCGCCGTTGCTCCCGCCGCTGCCGGAACCGGACGCGCCACCGCTACCGATCGTGGCGGCGTCGGCGCCGGCATCACCGGCCGACTTCTTCGTGCCGCAGCCAGTGTCAGCAGCAGCAAAGACAGCGACAGCAGCAGCGCCTGCGGCACACGGGTTTCGGCTGCCGTGATCAACCCGCGCTCGTTCGATCATTTCATCATCCTCCCGGGCGACAGCGTACACCCGCCAAGGCATCGGCACATCACCGCTGATGGAAACCAAATCTTTTCTGAAACGTAACAGCGAATGGACAGCGAGCAGCGCAAGCTGAATATGAAAAATAGACCTTTGGCCAAGGCGCGGGCCGGCTGGTGCCGATGCGGGGATGGGAGTCGAGGAAGGCGAGGTGCTGCCGGTTCCGCGCCCGGGACCTGAGACCAAAAAGCGATCACCGCGATGACCGGGGCGTCGCGGCGACTGCCGGGTTGACGGCGCGCTGATCTCAACGATGATGCTGGCCGCAGGACGCGGAGGTGTCTTTTGAAGATCACGCAGGTCGCTTCGTTCCTGATGTCGTTTCCGCTGCCGCAACCGTTGCGGCTCGCGTTCTGGAATGGCGAGCGCACCATCCTGAAACGCGACGCCATGCTGATCCGCATCCGCACCGACAGCGGCGTCATCGGTTTTGCTCCCGGCCCGGCGCACGAGCGCGCCGACCGCGAGATCCGCGAGGTCATCGCGCCGTTCTTGCTGGGCCGCGATCCGGGCGCCTTTGCTTCGTTCGGTTTCAGCGCCGATGGCGAGCTGATGAAGACCTACCGGGCGGTAGAGATCGCGCTGCTAGACGTGGTGGCGCGGCGAGACGGCGTGCCGCTTTCGCAGCTGTGCGGCGGGCGGGTGCGCGACCGCATCAAGCTTTACGGCAGCGCCGGGATGTACATGCCGCCCGAAGGCTACGCCGCCGAGGCCGCCGCCGTGCAAGCGATGGGCTTCCCGGCGTACAAGATGCGGCCAGCCCTGGGTCCCGACGGCGATCTGGAGACCGTGGAGAAGATGCGGCAAGCGACCGGACCCGGGTTCGGTCTGATGGTCGACGCGCACTCGTGGTGGCGCATGGGCGACAAAAGCTATACGCCGGCGATGGTGGGGGAGCTCGCCGCGGCGATGGGTCGGCACCACCTCACTTGGCTGGAAGAGCCGCTGCCGCCCGAGAACCACGACGACTACCGGCGGCTGCGCGCCCTTGGCCACGTGCCGATCGCCACCGGGGAACACGAGCCTGACGAGGCCGGATTCATGGACCTCATCGACACCGTCGCCGCCGACGTCGTGCAGATGGACGTATGCTGCCAGGGCGGGTTCGCCATGGGCGCGCGGGTGGTCGAAGCGGTGCGCCGGCAGCGACGGCGATTCGCCTTTCACAGCTGGGGCACGACGCTGGAGGTGCTGGCCGCCGCTCACTTTGGCGTGTGCTGGCCCGACCACGTCGTCGAATGGCTGGAGTATCCCTGCTACGCCAACAGCGGCCGCCCCGGCATGTACCCGTTCCCGCTGGCCGACGAGATCCTGACCCAGCCCATGGACATCACGAACGGTGTCCTCACGGTGCCGTCGGGACCGGGGTTGGGCATCGACGTCGACGAGCGGGTGATCGAGCGCTACCCGTTTCTTCCCGGACCGTGGTCGTTCTTTCGCATCGATTCGCCGCCCGAGACCATCGCCGTCACCGGCGACCACAGCGTGAAATGGATCGAGGCGCCCAAGCGATGACGGCGACGCTGAACGCACGATGCATGACGCTGGCGCTGGGCGCGTGGTGGGCGGTCGGCGCCGGCGCGGCGCGCGCTGAAACACCGACGCCCGCGGCGGCGCCAGCGGACGATCGCTACCAGTTCACCGACGGCGCCAGCGAGACCCAGCACCTGACTCTGGCGGCGACGGCGACCGGCGCGCGCGCGACCTGGCCGGCGCCGGCGACGAAAGACTGGGACACGGCGCTGGTTGGCGTGACGGTGAGCGCGGCCGCCGAGAAGGGCGAGGCCTGGATCGACGTGACGGCGGGCGCGGCGCGCGTGCGCCAGCACCTGGACGCCGGCGCGCGCGGGCTGCGCTGGTTGAACGTCAGCCCGCTGCGCCCGGCGCTGGCCGGCGGCGCGCCGATCGAATTTGCCGCCCACGGAACCGCGCTGCGTCCAGCAACGGTGGTCGTGCGCCTGTTCGCCAACCACGTGCCGCGCGGGCGGCCGCTGCTGGTGCTGGCGCCCCACCCCGACGACGCCGAGATCGCCGCCTTTGGTTTTTACGCCGGCCAGCCGGCCACCATCGTCACCGTCACCGCCGGCAACGCCGGCGACGCCAACTACCGCGACGATTTTCCCGACGACGCCGAACAGTATGCCTTCAAAGGGTACCTGCGCGCCGTCGACAGCGTCACCGTGCCCTGGCAAGGCGGCATCCCGCCGCAGCGTTGTTTCAACCTGGGTTACTTCGACGCCCGCCTACAAGACATGCACGACAAGCCGGACGCGGTGGTGGCCGAAATGTACGGCCCCAATCAAGACGTCGCCCGTTATCGGCGTGTCAACCTGTCGCATCTTTTGCCGAACAGTGCGCGCACGGCGACCTGGGCGCATCTGGTGGAGGATCTGGCGACCATCCTGCGCAAGGTGCGGCCGGCGGTTATCGTCATGCCGCACCCGATCCTGGACGAGCACCCCGATCATGATTTCGTCACCGTCGCCGCCGCGCAGGCGCTGGAGCGATGGAAGCAGCCGGTGATGATCCTGCTTTACAGCAACCATTCGGCCGGCAACCGGCAACCGTACGGCCCGGCCGAGACCGACGTATCGTTGCCGCCGTGGTCATCGCGCGCGCTCAATGTGCAGCGCGTGTACTCGCACCCGGTCGACAAAGAGCTGCGGCGCCGCAAGCTGTACGCGCTGGAGAGCATGCACGACCTGCGGCTGTCTCCGTCGGAACAATCCTGCGGCCCCGGCCCGCGGCGGCCCGACTATCCGCGCACCCCGGACGTCGACTACTTCAGGCGCGGGCCGCGTCCGGAAGAAATGTTCTTCGTCTACGACCGCGCCGGCCTGAAGACCACCGTCAGCGATTTTCTCGCTCACCCGCCCGCGCCCTAAAGCGGACGAGCGGTGTGGGCGGTGATGGCGGCGGCCAGTCGCTGCTCGTCGGCGGCGCGCAGCTTGCGAAACGTCAGGCGCAGCAGATAGGAACCAGTAGCCTGCGGCCGACAGTCCAGCACCACGGCATCGATTCCCTCGTAGCGCTCGTCGGCGAAGGCGAAGCTGGCGAGGCCGGCGGTGCCCGCCGCTAACGGCGTCGCGATGTGCCCGGCCAGGCCGCCCAGGCTGACGTCGACCAGCGCACCGTCGACGTCGGCAAACGCGGGCGCGACGGGCGCGGTTTGCTTGCCGGCCGGCGCGGGCGGCCGAAACCGCAGCGTTCCTGAAACGTTGATGCGTACGAACTCGCGCAACTGGGCGCGCACCGGCGCCTCGTCGTGCGACAGCATCAGGATGTGGCCGCGCAGCAAAGGCTGGGTGGCCAGCAGCCGGCATTTGAAGACGTACCGCGCGTCATTGGCCCGCACCACCGCCGCCTCCAGCTCAGCGCCCGCACCCACCGGCAAGTTGCTGGGCGAGTCGACCGCCCAGAAGGCTTCATTGACGTCGGTGACGGCGGCCGACGCGCCTTCCAGATCGACGGTCGCGCCCACCGCCAGCTCGCGGGTGGTCAGCAGCGGAAAATGATTGGGCAGATCCGCGAAGCCCAGCCGGTCCCGCAAGCGGCGCAGCCGGGCGAAAAAATCGCCGTCGCGCACCACCATCGTCGGCGGATGGCCTTGCAAGGCGATCGCGCTCGACCGTTCAAAACTTTCCAGCCGCGTGCCTACCTCCATCGGACGTTCGCCGGCAATGGTGGCCAGCGCATCCAGCGTCTCGACGTCGTCCAGGGTCAGGTTTTGGTGGGCGATGAAGCGGCGCAGGTGGTCGACGACAGACCGCACCCGCCGACGGCGCCGCCGCACCAACCACCACAACGCCGCGATCAGCAGCAGCGCCAACGCCGCCAGCAGCGCCGCCCCAACATTGTCGTCGGGACGAAAAGCGCCGCGCAGCCCGAAAAAGAATGAATCGACAGGTTTCATGCCGGCGGGCGCGCCAAGGCGCGCCACTGTCTATCCTGCGCGCGCGGTGACGGCAGCGCAAAAACCAGCCATCGCGCGCCGTCCGCTGGCGCGGGCCGGTTATCGCAGGAGCGGCACCGGCGTCGCCCGTCGGTGCCGTGGCGGCACCTGCAACACCACCACCGTGGCGTCCTCGCCGGCCAGGGCGTCCGGCCCCAGCAAGCTGTCGCAGATGTGCGCGATGTTGTGGGGAGCGGCGGCCAGGCGGCGTAACAGCGCCCGTTCACCTAGAAGATCGCTGGCGCTGGCCAGGCGATCGGTGATGCCGTCAGTGGCCAGCACCAAAGCGTCCTCGGGGAAAAGATCCAGCGACGTCTCTTGATAGGTTTGCCCCGGGAAGATCCCCAGCGCCAGCCCCGCGCCGGTGGCTAGGCTCTCCACGCCGCCGCCGGCCCGCTTGACGAATGGCCCCAGATGACCGGCGCTGGCGACCTCGGCGCGGCCGGCCCGCAGGTCTATACGCGCGCAAACCGCCGTCACAAAACGATCAGAGGTCTTGTTGTCGATCAACCATTCATTGACCGCCGACAGCACGGCGCCCGGGGCGATCGCCCGGGCCAGCTGCTGGCGCAAGACCCAGCGAATGTCCGAGACGTGCTCGGCGGCGCCTGGGCCGTTGCCACAGACATCGGCCATCACGGTGGTCACGCGATCGTCGCGGTGCTGGAAGACCTCGAAGAAGTCGCCACCCCGGCCCAGCAAGGCCCGCTGCTTGCTGGCCACCCGCAAGCGCGACCAAGTCGGCAAATGCAAAAGGCCAGACTGACGAAGAGCGGCCGACGATGATTGGGGCGATTCCCCGGCGGGAGCGGCGGCATCGTCATTAAAAGATTTTGTAATCGACATTACTTTATTTATTAGCACGAATTGCGCCAACCCGATTTCACGGCTCCGCCCGCGGACGGGCGGGGGGTTCTAACCACAACGAACCCGAGCCCTGTTGTTTCCGCGTCTACTTGTTGCGTGGAGA
Encoded proteins:
- a CDS encoding PP2C family protein-serine/threonine phosphatase, translated to MHLPTWSRLRVASKQRALLGRGGDFFEVFQHRDDRVTTVMADVCGNGPGAAEHVSDIRWVLRQQLARAIAPGAVLSAVNEWLIDNKTSDRFVTAVCARIDLRAGRAEVASAGHLGPFVKRAGGGVESLATGAGLALGIFPGQTYQETSLDLFPEDALVLATDGITDRLASASDLLGERALLRRLAAAPHNIAHICDSLLGPDALAGEDATVVVLQVPPRHRRATPVPLLR
- a CDS encoding PilZ domain-containing protein; translation: MKPVDSFFFGLRGAFRPDDNVGAALLAALALLLIAALWWLVRRRRRRVRSVVDHLRRFIAHQNLTLDDVETLDALATIAGERPMEVGTRLESFERSSAIALQGHPPTMVVRDGDFFARLRRLRDRLGFADLPNHFPLLTTRELAVGATVDLEGASAAVTDVNEAFWAVDSPSNLPVGAGAELEAAVVRANDARYVFKCRLLATQPLLRGHILMLSHDEAPVRAQLREFVRINVSGTLRFRPPAPAGKQTAPVAPAFADVDGALVDVSLGGLAGHIATPLAAGTAGLASFAFADERYEGIDAVVLDCRPQATGSYLLRLTFRKLRAADEQRLAAAITAHTARPL
- a CDS encoding PIG-L family deacetylase, producing MDRGAQAMTATLNARCMTLALGAWWAVGAGAARAETPTPAAAPADDRYQFTDGASETQHLTLAATATGARATWPAPATKDWDTALVGVTVSAAAEKGEAWIDVTAGAARVRQHLDAGARGLRWLNVSPLRPALAGGAPIEFAAHGTALRPATVVVRLFANHVPRGRPLLVLAPHPDDAEIAAFGFYAGQPATIVTVTAGNAGDANYRDDFPDDAEQYAFKGYLRAVDSVTVPWQGGIPPQRCFNLGYFDARLQDMHDKPDAVVAEMYGPNQDVARYRRVNLSHLLPNSARTATWAHLVEDLATILRKVRPAVIVMPHPILDEHPDHDFVTVAAAQALERWKQPVMILLYSNHSAGNRQPYGPAETDVSLPPWSSRALNVQRVYSHPVDKELRRRKLYALESMHDLRLSPSEQSCGPGPRRPDYPRTPDVDYFRRGPRPEEMFFVYDRAGLKTTVSDFLAHPPAP
- a CDS encoding mandelate racemase/muconate lactonizing enzyme family protein; the protein is MKITQVASFLMSFPLPQPLRLAFWNGERTILKRDAMLIRIRTDSGVIGFAPGPAHERADREIREVIAPFLLGRDPGAFASFGFSADGELMKTYRAVEIALLDVVARRDGVPLSQLCGGRVRDRIKLYGSAGMYMPPEGYAAEAAAVQAMGFPAYKMRPALGPDGDLETVEKMRQATGPGFGLMVDAHSWWRMGDKSYTPAMVGELAAAMGRHHLTWLEEPLPPENHDDYRRLRALGHVPIATGEHEPDEAGFMDLIDTVAADVVQMDVCCQGGFAMGARVVEAVRRQRRRFAFHSWGTTLEVLAAAHFGVCWPDHVVEWLEYPCYANSGRPGMYPFPLADEILTQPMDITNGVLTVPSGPGLGIDVDERVIERYPFLPGPWSFFRIDSPPETIAVTGDHSVKWIEAPKR